The genomic interval TCGCCGAGCAGACCCGGGCGGTCGCCGAGCGCTTCCGCCTCGGCCGCGACACCGCGGCCGACCTCGACCTCGCGTTCGCGGTCGTCCGCGAGCAAGCCACCCGCGTGCTCGGCTTGCGGGCCTACCCGGTGCAGGTCGCCGCGGCGATCGCGATGGAGCGCGGCGCCATCGCCGAGGTGGCGACCGGCGAGGGCAAGACGCTGATCGCCACGATGCCCGCGGTGCTCGCGGGCTGGCGTGGCCGCGGCTGCCACGTGCTCACCGCCAACGACTACCTGGCGGCGCGGGACGCCGAGAAGATGCGGCCGGTGTACGAGGCGTGCGGTCTCACGGTCGCCTCCGTCGTCGACGCCACGCCGCAGGAGGCCCGGACCGCCGCGTACGCCGCCGGCGTCACCTACACGACCAACAAGGAGGCGGCCGCGGACTTCCTCCGCGACCGGATCGTCGCCGGCCGCGACGCCTGCCTCGCGGACGGATTGTTGCGCGAGCTGGTGCGGGGCGCGGGGCTGGGCTCGGGCCGCGGCGTCGCGGGCGTGCAGCGTGGGCTCGAGCACGCGATCGTCGACGAGGCGGACGCGGTCCTGATCGACGAGGGCACCACCCCACTGATCATCTCCGGAGAAGCCCCCAGCCCCGGACGGGAGCAGGCCCACCGCGAGGCGGTCGGCCACGCCGACGCCTTCTCCCGCGGCAGGGACTACCGCGTCGACGAACGCTTCCGCGAGGTGGTGATGACGCCCGCGGGCCGGGCCCGCGTCGCCCGCCTCGCGGGCACCTCGTCGGGCATCTGGAGCGGGCGTCGCCGCGCCGAGGAGCTCCTGAACCAGGCCATCACCGCCCGCGAGCTCTACCTCGCCGGCCGCGACTACGTGGTGCAGGACGGCAGAGTCGTCATCGTCGACGCCTTCAACGGCCGGTTGATGCCCGATCGCAGCTGGTCCGACGGGCTGCACCAGGCGGTGGAGGCCAAGGAGCGGCTGGCGCTCTCACCCCCGCGGGAGACGCTCGCGC from Phycisphaera mikurensis NBRC 102666 carries:
- a CDS encoding preprotein translocase subunit SecA; translation: MAAGELLGSRSAGSGAADAATRLPSGRWRRLAAPSGPPTPLRGLDAAWDAVVACAVPWVPRRRRCLRRAERVLALAAGLEALPTAELAEQTRAVAERFRLGRDTAADLDLAFAVVREQATRVLGLRAYPVQVAAAIAMERGAIAEVATGEGKTLIATMPAVLAGWRGRGCHVLTANDYLAARDAEKMRPVYEACGLTVASVVDATPQEARTAAYAAGVTYTTNKEAAADFLRDRIVAGRDACLADGLLRELVRGAGLGSGRGVAGVQRGLEHAIVDEADAVLIDEGTTPLIISGEAPSPGREQAHREAVGHADAFSRGRDYRVDERFREVVMTPAGRARVARLAGTSSGIWSGRRRAEELLNQAITARELYLAGRDYVVQDGRVVIVDAFNGRLMPDRSWSDGLHQAVEAKERLALSPPRETLARISFQRFFRHYRHLSGMTGTAREERRELWKTYRCPVVALPTHRRPQRRDQGIRITRSRDSRIAEVVRDTQEKRSVGRPVLIGTRSVAESERLSEGLEAAGIPHRVLNAVRHGEEAAVVAGAGEVGRVTLATNMAGRGTDIALGEGVAELGGLHVIVCGMNDARRVDRQLFGRAARQGEPGSAVMVCSLQDGLPVQHAPRVVRATLGRLFPRGVLRLAQRRAQNRARSQRAGVLKRDRWLAESLGFAGIE